From the Phoenix dactylifera cultivar Barhee BC4 chromosome 10, palm_55x_up_171113_PBpolish2nd_filt_p, whole genome shotgun sequence genome, one window contains:
- the LOC103697481 gene encoding L10-interacting MYB domain-containing protein-like, protein MLRILKQEYMLGNYVGGQFTNDAWTQIVSTFNLQTGLTYTKAHIKNRLKVLKKSFSLYHTLATKSGWGWDPDKNMLIIGDLSDWEDMIEANPQYAKCKDRPFPAFAILELLCANTSIAKHQDKTALDANDRDTSSNTSREVSSSSNPRKRKRTAVAKAIPDPVQTRRRRPKITKEQISCANVAGPRVYSIEDCIDKLETLPNISSEAFLSACEAFKDEHDRSIFMRLHGPLLNMWIDRQVAKHSISAVQVVVPSQQQSP, encoded by the exons ATGCTGAGGATATTGAAACAGGAGTACATGCTAGGAAACTATGTTGGGGGACAATTCACAAATGATGCCTGGACACAAATAGTCTCAACGTTTAATCTTCAGACGGGCTTAACTTACACTAAGGCCCATATCAAGAATCGTTTGAAGGTCTTAAAGAAGTCATTCTCATTGTACCATACCCTTGCAACCAAAAGTGGATGGGGATGGGATCCAGATAAAAATATGCTGATAATTGGAGATCTTTCAGACTGGGAAGACATGATAGAG GCAAATCCACAATATGCCAAGTGCAAGGACAGACCTTTCCCAGCTTTTGCGATCCTTGAGTTGCTTTGTGCAAACACATCAATTGCGAAGCATCAGGATAAAACGGCTCTAGATGCAAATGACAGGGATACTAGCTCTAACACATCCCGTGAAGTCTCTAGTTCCTCAAAtcccagaaaaagaaaaaggactgCTGTGGCAAAAGCTATACCAGATCCTGTGCAGACAAGAAGGAGGCGACCAAAGATAACTAAAGAACAAATCAGCTGTGCAAATGTTGCTGGACCGAGGGTGTATTCGATTGAAGATTGCATTGACAAGTTGGAAACACTGCCTAACATCTCCTCCGAAGCATTCCTTTCTGCCTGCGAGGCTTTCAAGGACGAGCATGATAGGTCCATTTTTATGCGACTTCATGGACCGTTGCTTAACATGTGGATCGATAGGCAGGTTGCTAAGCACTCCATATCAGCAGTCCAGGTGGTAGTACCCTCCCAGCAGCAGTCACCTTAG